TTATGTTTAGGTCATATGTGATAATACATGTTATAGAATacataatataaaatacattatatataatACCAGAATGGTACAGAACAACTGGTTTTTCCCACGCACTTTGGGAACGCGTTTTGTAGAAGTACCTTtctaaaggtatttttttataGATGTCTTAGAATTCAGCAGTGATTTTTGTGCATTGCAGCGGGGGATGGACTCAGCACTGCCTTGCAGTGATGTATGGAACAGCTGGATCATCCCGAAGCTCGTTTCCAGCCTGGAAAGCCCCGAGAGCACCTTTTTGAATTCACTTTCACTGCGCTCCAGGGGTGCAGGGCGCTGCCGGTGACATGGGCACTGCGGACAGAGCTTCCGACCCgcacagcagggaggagacCGAGCTTTGCTTCCATCCCACTTCCAGTTCACAACAGGAGCGGGATGAGCTGAATCCTAGTGATTCCTGAGCCAAATGAGTCCCAGGAGTGCTCGGACAGCGCCTCAGGCGCAGGGTGGGATTTTGAGGGATGGCTCTGTGCCGGCCCAGGAGCTGCGCTCCGGTGCTCCCTGCGTGTCCCTGCCAGCTTGGCAGGGCCAGTGACTCTGTGTCATTTTCCCATCCtttggcacagccaggagctggggttgGGAGCCGGGTGGAGCCGTTCCGAAGGCCGGGGCTGCCACCCGCTCCGTGCCCCGTCTGACGGGACTTTCGGGCCTCCTTGTTTCTGGGTGAATAAAAGCGTCTTTGTGCCCAGCCTCGGCGGGCCAGGTGCGGAGCCGGAGCCCGTCCCATGACGCAGGTGCTGGCGATGCTGGCAGCGCTCCCGGCCCGGGAGCCTCCCTCCCGCTCTGCCCGGGGCAATCCTTTCCCTCCGCCGGCCGCGTCCGGCCCGGGGCTGACGCAGGACCTGCCCTTCTCCATCAATATTTGCTCCGCTGTCGGGAGCGAAGGCTCGCAGCGCTCccgcagcagctccagcctcacaCGTCCCCGCAGACGGTGCCGGAGCCCCGCGGAGCATGAGGGACCGGCTGGCCGAGCTGCAGCAGCGAGCGGCGGCCGAGGGGAACCCGCACGACGACTCCCTGCGCTTCGACAACCCCGCGTTCGTCGGCGACGACGCCAGCCCCGTGGGCCGGGCGCTGCGGGAGGCGGCCGAGCTGTGGCGGGCGCTGGAGCGGCTGGAGCAGCTCTCGGAGAGCATCGACAGGACGCAGCAGTCGGTGCTGTGCTGCACCTCGGAGGAGAGCATCGCCCGCCAGAAGAGCGGCCTCGGCGCGGCCCGGGCCGCCTTCGCCCGCCAGGCCGCGGCCCTGCAGCCCCGGCTGGGAGCGCTGCCGGCGGCCCCGGCCGGGGGCTCGGGGCGAGCGGGGCCCCGCGTCCGCCAgacccagctgtggctgctgctgcgCCGCTACGGCGCCGTGCTGGCCCGCCACTACGCCCGGGAGAGCCGCTACCGCCACCGCCTGAAGGAGCAGATCCAGAGGCAGGCGGAGCTGGCGGGCGTCAACCTGGGCGCTCAGGACGTGGATCTGCTGGCCGAGAGCCCGCAGGGGCCGCGCATCGTCGGCCGCGACCTGGAGGAGCTCAAGGCCAAGCATCACCTGGGGCTGGCCCAGGCGCGCCAgcggcagctgctggagctggaggcgCAGATGCTGGAGCTGCGCGGGCTGTTCGtgcagctggaggggctgctggCGCAGCAGCACGGCGCTGCCGACAGCGTGGAGCAGCACGTCCTGCGCACCCTCGACTACGCGGCGCAGACGGGCGGAGGGGTGAAGAGAGCCCGCAAATACCAGCGGCCGTCGCGGAGCTCGGCGCTGCTGACGGCGGCTCTGGGcatcttctcctgctgctcctgcctgccctgccccggccgGGGCCTGCGCTGAGCCGCGGATTGCAGAGATTCACCCCGCGCCGGGCACAGACGGCGTCTGGTGGGAGGGAGGATGCTCTGTGCTCTTTGAACAGCGGGGCAGTGACGGTGGGCAAAAGACTGGCGCTGAAGATGGTGACAAGCACCAGCAGTGTGTTATCCCCCAGTGCAACTTTTTATACTTTTTCTCTGTATCACACGCAGAACACCGCGCTCCTTTTTGCGTTACGGTTGGCTGACAAACTGTGTGCATGAGCCTTCTACCCTTTTGTAACTGGTCGTAAATTTCTCCGTTTCTCGTTGTAAATGTCAACATACATCAGCATTCCACGCTTCTTCTCCCTCAGAGTTCTTCACTCATCTTGTTCAAGGACACAGCTGTAACCCCATCAAGGCCaaggctgcccacagccccatTCCTGCTCTCCTACGTGGCACGAGACGTGGACACCTTGTATGATGGTGTGAGGACCATGAGTGCCTTGTATAATGGTGTACACCATGCACGCCTTCCTTGATGGCACAGACACCATCAAGCACAACTTGCTCAGAGATGCAGGGTCCATGCACACctgacacagcagcactgggatcACACACACCTTCCTGATGGCACAGGGACTGTGCACACCATTCCTGATGGGACAGGGACCACGCACACCTtggatggcagcacagggacCAGCTGCACCTTGCACAGTGATGGAATAACCATTCTCACCCCACCTGGAAGCACAAGCACCAGGAACCTCTTGCACGGTGGCATGAGGACCACCACAACCTTTTCTGACAGCACAGGGACCCTGCACACCTTGTGTGGAGCATGGGCACACCTTGTGCCTCTATATAAGGACAATGCACACCTTGTATAACAATGTAAAGACCATGCACACCTTGCTCCGTGGCACAGGGACCTTGCACACCTTGTTTGGTGGCACAGGGACCAAGAACATCTTGCGTGGTGGCATAGGGACCACCAGCACCTTTCCTGGTGGCGCAGGGACCTTGTGCACCGTGGTGGCATCATGGGGACCGTGCACCTCCATTGCCACGCCCAGccagaagagaagagaagcacTTTTAACACGCCAAAACCTGACTTCAGAACTGTAgcatttctcagttttgttACTGTTTCAAGGAGAGAGGGCAAAAAAGCCTGTTGAAGTTGTTTTTGGTGGCTCTGTAGTTTCATGTGAGGGGCCTCAAATGGCTCGGTGCCACCGAGGAGCAGCATGAAGGTTCCTCCACCACATCCCAATCCTGATTCTCCTAACTTCCTCCAATTTCTACTCCCTTGGGGTTATTTGGTGCATTCTTGTAGCGTTTTGGTCGTTGCGGGTTTGTCAGGGAGTGGGTCAGCTTGGGGCTGGGTATTCCTCATGGCTCATCCCACACTCTGACGCCAGCAGAGAATTTGCACAATTTTGGGGGGAATCTGTAGGTTTT
The genomic region above belongs to Sylvia atricapilla isolate bSylAtr1 chromosome Z, bSylAtr1.pri, whole genome shotgun sequence and contains:
- the LOC136374177 gene encoding syntaxin-1B-like — translated: MRDRLAELQQRAAAEGNPHDDSLRFDNPAFVGDDASPVGRALREAAELWRALERLEQLSESIDRTQQSVLCCTSEESIARQKSGLGAARAAFARQAAALQPRLGALPAAPAGGSGRAGPRVRQTQLWLLLRRYGAVLARHYARESRYRHRLKEQIQRQAELAGVNLGAQDVDLLAESPQGPRIVGRDLEELKAKHHLGLAQARQRQLLELEAQMLELRGLFVQLEGLLAQQHGAADSVEQHVLRTLDYAAQTGGGVKRARKYQRPSRSSALLTAALGIFSCCSCLPCPGRGLR